A DNA window from Thermococcus sp. 4557 contains the following coding sequences:
- a CDS encoding ASCH domain-containing protein, with protein MRVYRLRVREEYLDYIKSGEKRIEVRVAYPQFRGMKPGDKIIFNDQVPAVVTGVKEYETFRQVLREEPIKKIFPDEPSFERAVKRFHGMYPKWKENRYGVIAIRFKLVGEKSGR; from the coding sequence ATGAGAGTGTACAGGTTGAGGGTTCGCGAGGAATACTTGGACTACATAAAGTCCGGCGAGAAGAGGATAGAGGTCAGGGTTGCCTACCCTCAGTTCAGGGGAATGAAGCCCGGCGACAAGATAATCTTCAACGATCAGGTTCCCGCAGTGGTTACGGGCGTGAAGGAGTACGAGACGTTCCGCCAGGTTCTGAGGGAAGAGCCAATAAAGAAAATCTTCCCTGATGAGCCGAGCTTTGAGAGGGCCGTGAAGAGGTTCCACGGCATGTACCCGAAGTGGAAGGAGAACCGCTACGGCGTCATCGCCATAAGGTTCAAGCTCGTGGGTGAGAAAAGCGGGCGGTGA
- a CDS encoding ASCH domain-containing protein yields the protein MRHLEFDGRYADAILGGRKRATVRLGRRPNLEPGDEVLLHSGGYAIGKAVIERVESKTVGELTDEDAFLDGFSSREELIRALKSHYKYVNDDSTAHVIVFRLVERFEKPVMSSDYAYEGNLPLEIAEKALKHLDLSDEDRKLLELFLQAGSLRKAAHRLGGMNKRYLIRDALRRAYSELKKRGIMGPKV from the coding sequence GTGCGCCACCTGGAGTTCGACGGACGCTACGCCGATGCGATACTGGGCGGAAGGAAGAGGGCAACGGTAAGGCTCGGCAGGAGGCCGAATCTGGAGCCCGGAGATGAAGTCCTTCTGCACTCGGGAGGCTACGCGATAGGGAAGGCGGTTATCGAGAGGGTCGAGAGCAAAACGGTTGGTGAGCTCACCGACGAGGACGCTTTTCTGGACGGATTTTCGAGCAGGGAGGAGCTGATAAGGGCCCTCAAAAGCCACTACAAGTACGTTAACGACGACTCCACCGCCCACGTTATAGTCTTCCGTCTCGTGGAGCGCTTTGAGAAGCCGGTCATGAGCTCGGACTACGCCTACGAGGGTAACCTACCCCTCGAGATAGCCGAGAAGGCCCTTAAACATCTTGACCTCTCCGACGAGGACAGAAAGCTCCTTGAACTCTTCCTCCAGGCGGGAAGTCTGAGAAAGGCCGCCCACAGGCTCGGCGGCATGAACAAGAGGTACCTGATTAGGGACGCCCTCAGGAGGGCCTATAGTGAGCTGAAAAAGAGGGGCATCATGGGGCCGAAGGTTTGA
- a CDS encoding TIGR02253 family HAD-type hydrolase, whose amino-acid sequence MKAVFFDFVGTLITKEGENVTHQNIVREVLRKAGREDLDYVKLWEEYEAESSAMFKELTGKPYVKIRDVDTEAMRKVAERYGFPVPDDFWEISIAMHERYGQLFPDVVKTIKALKDLGLHVGIVTDSDNDYIEAHLKALGIYDLFDSITTSEDAGFYKPHEMPFRLALERAGVEASEALYVGDNPAKDCVGAKKAGMMSVLLDPNGAKRELWGNCDFAVSKLGEVVEIVRGLMEK is encoded by the coding sequence ATGAAAGCCGTCTTCTTCGATTTCGTGGGCACGCTCATAACGAAGGAGGGGGAAAACGTTACCCATCAGAACATCGTGAGGGAGGTCCTCAGAAAGGCCGGGAGGGAAGACCTCGACTACGTGAAGCTCTGGGAGGAGTACGAGGCCGAAAGCTCCGCGATGTTCAAGGAACTAACCGGCAAGCCCTACGTCAAAATCCGGGACGTCGACACCGAGGCCATGCGGAAGGTGGCCGAGCGCTACGGCTTTCCGGTTCCCGATGACTTCTGGGAGATAAGCATAGCCATGCACGAGCGCTACGGTCAGCTCTTTCCGGATGTCGTTAAGACGATTAAGGCCCTCAAAGACCTCGGCCTCCACGTCGGAATCGTAACCGACTCGGACAACGACTACATCGAGGCCCATCTCAAGGCCCTCGGAATCTACGACCTGTTTGACTCCATAACGACCAGCGAGGATGCCGGTTTCTACAAGCCCCACGAGATGCCCTTTAGGCTCGCCCTCGAAAGGGCGGGCGTTGAAGCGAGCGAAGCCCTCTACGTCGGCGATAACCCTGCCAAAGACTGCGTTGGGGCCAAGAAGGCCGGCATGATGAGCGTCCTCCTCGACCCGAATGGCGCGAAGAGGGAACTGTGGGGCAACTGCGACTTCGCGGTCTCAAAGCTGGGCGAGGTCGTTGAAATAGTGAGGGGCTTGATGGAAAAATAA
- the pgsA gene encoding archaetidylinositol phosphate synthase, which yields MVLNNYRENVRGYLEAIVRPLARAGVTPNTITVLGLLISLAGAYFFYRGEQAIAALVLLLGSLIDALDGTLARLTGKTSRFGAFLDSTFDRISDGAVLFGIALGNLVDWRVAFIAFMGSYLVSYERCRAELAGSGRLAVGIAERAERLLIIIITALFGYVEYGVYAVAVLAWITVLQRLYAAHQRLKE from the coding sequence ATGGTGCTCAACAACTACCGCGAAAACGTCAGGGGTTACCTTGAAGCCATCGTCCGGCCCCTCGCGAGGGCCGGCGTTACGCCGAACACGATAACCGTCCTCGGCCTGCTGATAAGCCTCGCCGGCGCGTACTTCTTCTACCGCGGCGAGCAGGCCATAGCAGCCCTCGTTCTGCTCCTCGGCTCGCTTATAGATGCCCTCGACGGAACGCTCGCCAGATTAACCGGAAAGACGAGCCGCTTTGGCGCCTTCCTCGACTCCACCTTCGACAGGATAAGCGACGGGGCGGTTCTCTTCGGAATAGCCCTCGGAAACCTCGTGGACTGGCGCGTTGCGTTCATAGCTTTCATGGGGAGCTACCTGGTGAGCTACGAGCGGTGCAGGGCCGAACTGGCAGGCTCCGGAAGGCTGGCCGTTGGCATAGCCGAGAGGGCGGAGCGGCTGCTGATAATAATCATCACCGCGCTCTTCGGCTACGTTGAGTACGGAGTCTACGCGGTTGCGGTTCTGGCGTGGATAACCGTTCTCCAGAGGCTTTACGCGGCCCATCAGAGACTCAAGGAGTGA
- a CDS encoding tRNA (cytidine(56)-2'-O)-methyltransferase: MITVLRLGHRPERDKRITTHVALTARAFGADRIIIAAEVDEHVRDSVEDVVRRWGGPFEIAFDPSWKRILREWKENSGVIVHLTMYGIHIDDAMPQIQGELKEGRDVLVVVGAEKVPREVYEMADYNVGVGNQPHSEVAALAVFLDRLLEGQGLRKEFQNAKLRIIPQERGKKIIELE; this comes from the coding sequence ATGATAACCGTCCTTCGCCTTGGACACAGACCAGAGAGGGATAAGAGGATAACGACCCACGTGGCCCTAACGGCGAGGGCCTTCGGGGCGGATAGAATCATCATCGCGGCCGAAGTGGACGAGCACGTGAGGGACAGCGTCGAGGACGTCGTGAGGCGCTGGGGAGGGCCCTTCGAGATAGCATTCGACCCCAGCTGGAAGAGAATCCTGAGGGAATGGAAGGAGAATAGTGGGGTGATAGTCCACCTCACGATGTACGGAATCCACATCGACGACGCGATGCCCCAAATCCAGGGAGAGCTGAAGGAAGGCAGGGATGTGCTCGTCGTCGTCGGCGCCGAGAAGGTGCCCAGGGAGGTCTACGAGATGGCAGACTACAACGTCGGCGTTGGGAACCAGCCGCACAGTGAGGTTGCCGCTTTGGCGGTCTTCCTGGACAGACTCCTTGAAGGACAGGGCCTGAGGAAGGAGTTCCAGAACGCAAAGCTCAGGATAATCCCGCAGGAGAGGGGCAAAAAGATAATCGAGCTTGAGTGA
- a CDS encoding transglutaminase-like domain-containing protein has translation MKMRKAILVPLLILIVVTSGCLFKPPAEVRFSVDRTVVAPDGTLHVIVFVNNTGKVGLTGATLVLGDEGFQILQEPKFPDVLPVGHSVQLVWILKAPAIPGYYNLKLSLELTDELKRTWTGFYGQFRVFVSTGATPSDEIGLEISGPETLHGGETSTITVTIRNKLEAPIDLLDIRLDLLDGMRVVSADALPESIGENGRITLRYTVKAPYAYRKGYISAMLRYKIGGSEKSVNESVPLEVTWRPWNADSGTLKDAYDLKYHWITDGYLVDGYWSERYNSTPAFNRTELRNLTLKIIGNASSEPGAAKAIYGWMMRTYFFGDTTSTLEPDKILLQDRLSYAEGQILTTAMLRSIDIPARIVTLYNGTDCTQRPVTEFYTTDGWYVVDIEHGFIGSLEEYLASPYFPRLYQLITEDGYRMVAQSPTELRGHEHVDVTGDFIADLEDRLISVVSGRLKPELRSKLTRVLDNLNENERLYALFLLSSAPNNDDLNRVMEEYSTKRIEQNVKTMYEFYRDMEWSDDFTRYWKIFAGDVG, from the coding sequence ATGAAAATGAGAAAAGCCATCCTGGTTCCTCTCCTCATTCTCATAGTGGTGACCTCGGGATGCCTCTTCAAGCCGCCGGCGGAGGTTAGGTTCTCGGTTGATAGAACGGTCGTCGCACCCGACGGAACGCTCCACGTCATCGTGTTCGTCAACAACACCGGAAAGGTGGGCCTGACCGGGGCAACGCTCGTCCTGGGCGACGAGGGCTTCCAGATACTTCAGGAACCGAAGTTCCCCGACGTCCTGCCCGTGGGCCACTCCGTTCAGCTGGTCTGGATACTCAAGGCACCGGCAATACCCGGCTACTACAACCTCAAGCTATCCCTCGAACTGACCGATGAGCTTAAGCGAACCTGGACCGGCTTCTACGGCCAGTTTAGGGTGTTCGTTTCCACGGGAGCGACGCCCTCGGACGAGATAGGGCTCGAGATAAGCGGACCCGAGACCCTCCATGGCGGTGAGACCTCCACGATAACTGTCACAATAAGGAACAAGCTGGAGGCTCCGATTGACCTGCTGGATATCAGACTCGACCTCCTCGATGGGATGAGGGTGGTGAGTGCGGACGCGCTTCCGGAGAGCATCGGCGAGAACGGGAGGATAACCCTCCGGTACACTGTGAAGGCCCCTTACGCATACAGGAAAGGATACATCTCGGCGATGCTCCGGTACAAAATAGGCGGCTCCGAGAAGAGCGTCAACGAAAGCGTGCCCCTTGAGGTAACGTGGAGGCCATGGAACGCGGACAGCGGAACTCTTAAGGACGCGTATGACCTCAAATACCACTGGATCACCGACGGATATCTCGTTGACGGCTACTGGTCCGAGCGCTACAACTCAACCCCCGCTTTTAACAGGACGGAGCTCAGGAACCTCACCCTCAAGATAATAGGAAACGCCAGCTCCGAGCCGGGCGCTGCGAAGGCCATCTACGGCTGGATGATGCGCACCTACTTCTTCGGGGACACGACCTCCACCCTTGAGCCGGATAAGATACTCCTCCAGGATAGGCTGAGCTACGCGGAGGGCCAGATACTCACGACGGCAATGCTGCGCTCCATAGATATCCCCGCGAGGATCGTAACGCTGTACAACGGGACGGACTGCACACAGAGACCCGTGACGGAGTTCTACACCACGGACGGCTGGTACGTCGTGGACATCGAGCACGGCTTCATAGGCTCCCTCGAGGAGTACCTGGCCAGCCCGTACTTCCCCAGACTGTATCAGCTAATAACCGAGGACGGCTACAGGATGGTGGCACAGAGCCCGACGGAGCTCAGGGGGCATGAGCATGTCGACGTTACCGGGGACTTCATCGCGGACCTCGAAGACAGGCTCATAAGCGTCGTGAGCGGAAGGCTGAAGCCGGAGCTGCGCTCGAAGCTCACCAGGGTACTCGACAATTTGAACGAGAACGAGAGACTCTACGCGCTCTTCCTTCTCTCATCGGCGCCAAACAACGATGACCTCAACAGGGTGATGGAGGAGTACAGCACCAAGAGAATAGAGCAAAACGTAAAAACCATGTACGAGTTTTACAGGGACATGGAGTGGAGCGACGATTTCACGCGCTACTGGAAAATATTCGCGGGTGATGTGGGATGA
- a CDS encoding S-adenosyl-l-methionine hydroxide adenosyltransferase family protein, which translates to MITLTTDFGLGGPYVGEMKVAMLRVNPNARLIDVTHSIRRHSIVEGSFVMEQVVKYSPEGTVHVGVIDPGVGTSRGAVIIEGEQFLVVPDNGLATLPMKHIKPRRAYEIDFERIRRFTGWRISSTFHGRDVFGPAGALLDAGIEPGQIGTEIPLESLVRLNVEPRREGDYWLLTVLYIDDFGNVILNFENYGALRAVELPDLGVRVPYLDTYGQVKPGELLALPGSHDYLEIAVNQGSAAERLGLKVGDVVKVRLI; encoded by the coding sequence ATGATAACCCTGACGACCGACTTCGGGCTTGGCGGCCCCTACGTGGGCGAGATGAAGGTTGCCATGCTCAGGGTTAACCCAAACGCGCGGCTCATTGACGTTACCCACTCGATAAGGAGACACTCCATCGTTGAGGGCTCATTCGTCATGGAGCAGGTGGTTAAGTACTCCCCTGAAGGGACCGTTCACGTTGGCGTTATTGACCCCGGGGTCGGCACCTCCCGCGGGGCCGTTATCATAGAGGGGGAGCAGTTTCTAGTTGTTCCCGACAACGGACTCGCAACCCTTCCGATGAAGCACATCAAACCCCGGCGAGCCTATGAGATAGATTTCGAGAGGATAAGGCGCTTCACAGGCTGGAGGATAAGCTCCACCTTCCACGGCAGGGATGTGTTCGGCCCCGCGGGGGCGCTCCTCGACGCCGGCATTGAGCCGGGCCAGATAGGAACCGAAATTCCTCTAGAAAGCCTTGTCAGGCTCAACGTAGAGCCTCGGCGCGAAGGGGACTACTGGCTGCTCACGGTACTCTACATTGACGACTTCGGCAACGTGATCCTCAACTTCGAGAACTATGGGGCTTTGAGGGCGGTGGAGCTTCCCGACTTGGGGGTTAGGGTTCCCTACCTCGACACCTATGGCCAGGTGAAGCCCGGCGAACTGCTTGCCCTCCCAGGAAGCCACGACTACCTCGAGATAGCGGTCAATCAGGGAAGTGCCGCCGAAAGGCTCGGGTTGAAGGTCGGGGATGTGGTAAAGGTCAGACTGATTTAG
- a CDS encoding type II toxin-antitoxin system VapC family toxin, which translates to MRSSLVDSSVIIEALKGNPVAKRVLQSIENDPKFINPIIFSEVLFVFLKLVTGKSYLTLRGNPEEIGKHRDKLEKVYLYLRDNFSELPLTEEIEEKAFEFVLNYGLLPNDAIILSTAKFYGLSLVTLDDDFLLPSRSEGVEVITGDSFSETERAVQKD; encoded by the coding sequence ATGAGGAGCTCTTTGGTTGATTCGTCGGTTATTATTGAGGCCCTGAAGGGTAATCCCGTTGCCAAGCGAGTGCTTCAGTCAATTGAAAACGATCCGAAGTTTATAAACCCAATAATTTTCAGCGAAGTCCTGTTTGTTTTTCTGAAACTCGTTACTGGCAAGAGCTACCTTACGCTGAGGGGCAATCCTGAAGAGATTGGAAAACACAGGGATAAGCTTGAGAAGGTATATCTTTATCTCAGGGACAATTTCTCGGAGCTTCCCCTCACTGAAGAGATAGAAGAGAAGGCCTTTGAGTTCGTTCTGAATTACGGCCTGCTCCCCAACGATGCCATAATACTTTCGACCGCAAAGTTCTATGGGCTGTCACTCGTAACACTTGATGATGACTTTTTGCTTCCTTCCCGTTCCGAGGGAGTGGAAGTTATCACAGGTGATTCGTTCAGCGAAACTGAACGGGCAGTTCAAAAAGATTGA
- a CDS encoding nicotinamide-nucleotide adenylyltransferase, translated as MVKRGLFVGRFQPVHNGHIKALEFVFSQVDEVILGIGSAQASHTLKNPFTTSERMEMLIRALNETHLADKRYYLIPLPDINFNAIWATYVVSMVPRFDVVFTGNSLVAQLFREKGYEVIVQPMFRKDILSATEIRKRMVEGQPWEELVPKSVAEFIREIKGCERIKMLATNLEKNEKELQAPIRIPEF; from the coding sequence GTGGTCAAGCGCGGTCTATTCGTCGGCCGGTTCCAGCCGGTTCATAACGGCCACATAAAGGCGCTCGAATTCGTTTTTTCACAGGTTGATGAGGTGATACTGGGCATCGGAAGCGCCCAGGCGAGCCATACGCTGAAGAACCCCTTCACGACGAGCGAGAGGATGGAGATGCTCATCCGGGCCCTGAACGAGACGCACCTGGCGGACAAGCGCTACTACCTGATTCCGCTCCCGGACATCAACTTCAACGCCATCTGGGCGACCTACGTGGTGAGCATGGTTCCGCGCTTCGACGTCGTCTTCACCGGGAACTCGCTCGTCGCCCAGCTCTTCCGCGAGAAGGGCTACGAGGTCATCGTCCAGCCGATGTTCAGGAAGGACATCCTCTCGGCGACCGAGATAAGGAAGCGCATGGTCGAAGGACAGCCCTGGGAGGAGCTAGTGCCCAAGAGCGTGGCCGAGTTCATCAGGGAGATAAAGGGCTGCGAAAGGATAAAGATGCTCGCGACGAACCTTGAAAAGAACGAGAAGGAGCTCCAGGCGCCGATAAGGATTCCTGAGTTTTAA
- a CDS encoding MFS transporter, with protein MRWSEIPREARAYMLYHTLIAPGLIVWILFPLYMMKVGYSVLEVGAFFTAVNILAIPLTYLFGRLFNRWDIKKGLIAIDILDGIAYVLYGLARGAMAPLMLFAGRTVEKLSTVLYPLYRAYEQIIYPGDKYEEIFAWHLRLPEIARLITFPILGYIFGYLYPGAENYRWAFIFFGLFSAVTVAYIWFFLPSVGREEGITPEGFTFKAGEFKVLLAFEALLTLAWALAPELVLINYVVFVLHKTVFEVTLIACASSLASIIGTYASERVPKGKGFQAIGVGMLINAFYALVMALSPPFWLALVVYAVGDFGNTFWFPFYRSWMFKLIPREKASEFHAAISSYRKLIGLFTPFIAGALASVHATLPYAASLGLFLMAGAMFVKLSRRRKTGAASRP; from the coding sequence ATGCGCTGGAGTGAGATTCCGAGGGAAGCCAGGGCATACATGCTCTACCACACGCTCATCGCTCCCGGCCTGATAGTCTGGATACTCTTCCCGCTCTACATGATGAAGGTCGGCTACTCCGTCCTTGAGGTCGGGGCGTTCTTCACTGCCGTCAACATCCTCGCGATTCCCCTAACGTATCTCTTCGGCAGGCTGTTCAACCGCTGGGACATTAAGAAGGGCCTCATCGCAATAGACATACTCGACGGCATCGCCTACGTCCTCTACGGCCTTGCCAGAGGCGCCATGGCCCCACTCATGCTCTTCGCCGGAAGGACCGTGGAGAAGCTCTCAACGGTTCTCTACCCCCTCTACCGCGCCTACGAGCAGATAATTTACCCCGGGGACAAGTACGAGGAGATATTCGCCTGGCATCTCCGCCTGCCGGAGATAGCGAGGCTGATAACCTTCCCGATTCTCGGCTACATCTTCGGCTACCTCTACCCCGGCGCGGAGAACTACCGCTGGGCGTTCATATTCTTCGGCCTCTTCTCGGCCGTCACGGTGGCCTACATATGGTTCTTCCTGCCATCGGTCGGCAGGGAGGAGGGGATAACACCGGAGGGCTTTACTTTCAAGGCTGGCGAGTTCAAGGTTCTCCTCGCCTTCGAGGCCTTACTAACGCTCGCCTGGGCGCTCGCTCCTGAGCTGGTGCTCATCAACTACGTCGTCTTCGTGCTCCACAAGACGGTGTTCGAGGTAACGCTGATAGCCTGCGCGAGCAGTCTGGCCTCAATAATAGGGACCTACGCGAGCGAGAGGGTTCCGAAGGGGAAGGGATTCCAGGCGATAGGGGTCGGCATGCTGATTAACGCCTTCTACGCTCTGGTGATGGCCCTGTCTCCTCCATTTTGGCTCGCTCTTGTTGTTTACGCGGTCGGCGACTTCGGGAACACATTCTGGTTCCCCTTCTACCGCTCCTGGATGTTCAAGCTTATTCCAAGGGAGAAGGCCAGCGAGTTCCACGCGGCGATATCGAGTTACAGGAAGCTCATTGGCCTCTTCACGCCCTTCATAGCCGGCGCTTTGGCGAGCGTCCACGCAACGCTGCCGTACGCGGCTAGCTTGGGGCTGTTTTTAATGGCTGGAGCTATGTTTGTAAAGCTGAGCAGAAGAAGGAAGACGGGAGCAGCAAGTCGCCCTTAA
- a CDS encoding beta-galactosidase — protein MAVNVLRRLIPLTAFFIILLVIFGLLFVNQTPNLQSCEGNVTYTLSPDANGSLGVLIVYMDPGISHERAEAVFDAAKKAGAKWVRIGLIWALAEPSPGEYNFTEFDWIINAALQRNLSVLPVVMFTPKWASGKPDAEDYYLYPPAKGEYLHDFAKALAIHYRWRITHWELWNEPDMRGFLKDLDGDGSTADEYAEMLAYFYSGIKSGDPNAKVVLGGLANSKVEPSCEKGYLRKLLSDPNFPAGRNFDVANIHTNFRSPEDIIQEIRETRAILHEFGLEKPLWITETSYTPVKRFQILPCYQGGEGFERYVHDALVVELNEGAEVVFWAALHDYGSDRPESDPYKHSGLYTYDLEPKKAVEVFRELSEELER, from the coding sequence ATGGCGGTCAATGTGCTGAGGAGATTGATTCCACTCACGGCGTTTTTCATCATTCTTCTGGTTATTTTTGGTCTGCTGTTCGTCAATCAAACTCCTAACCTTCAGTCCTGCGAGGGCAACGTCACCTATACCCTATCGCCGGATGCCAACGGCTCCCTCGGCGTCCTGATAGTCTACATGGATCCGGGCATAAGCCACGAGAGGGCGGAGGCCGTTTTTGACGCGGCTAAGAAGGCGGGTGCGAAGTGGGTGAGGATAGGCCTCATCTGGGCGCTGGCCGAGCCCTCGCCAGGGGAGTACAACTTCACCGAGTTCGACTGGATAATCAACGCCGCGCTCCAGAGAAACCTCTCCGTGCTTCCCGTCGTGATGTTCACACCAAAGTGGGCCTCGGGAAAACCGGACGCGGAGGATTACTACCTCTATCCGCCGGCGAAGGGCGAATACCTCCACGATTTCGCAAAGGCCCTGGCCATACACTACCGCTGGAGGATAACCCACTGGGAGCTCTGGAACGAGCCGGACATGAGGGGCTTCCTCAAAGACCTCGACGGGGACGGCTCGACCGCCGACGAGTACGCGGAGATGCTGGCCTACTTCTACAGCGGCATAAAGAGCGGAGACCCGAATGCAAAGGTCGTCCTCGGCGGGCTTGCCAATTCCAAGGTCGAGCCCTCCTGCGAGAAGGGCTACCTCCGGAAGCTTCTGAGTGACCCGAATTTTCCAGCCGGGAGGAACTTCGATGTGGCGAACATCCACACGAACTTCCGGAGTCCCGAGGATATAATTCAGGAAATCCGGGAGACCCGGGCGATTCTACATGAATTCGGCCTCGAAAAGCCCCTCTGGATAACGGAGACGAGCTACACTCCCGTTAAGAGGTTCCAGATTCTGCCGTGCTATCAGGGAGGGGAGGGGTTTGAGCGCTACGTCCATGATGCGCTTGTGGTTGAGCTGAACGAAGGCGCCGAGGTGGTCTTCTGGGCGGCCCTCCACGACTACGGGAGCGACAGGCCGGAGAGCGACCCCTACAAACACTCCGGGCTCTACACCTACGACCTTGAGCCGAAAAAGGCGGTGGAAGTGTTTAGAGAGTTGAGCGAGGAGCTGGAAAGATAG
- a CDS encoding N-acetyltransferase, with translation MEIVRLTKERLSDFQNLYIEFFKELREKQGWRPDEEESYRKEAESYFRRCDVIFLAYEREPAGFIRLSSREGCFWIEELFVRPEFRGRSIGRALVERAEEEVKEHDDAIYLLVLPQDKDAIAFWKKLGYDTINTIELVKDLEPTPRDSGFHTVELLGERFRIFRWKGEKFTEEEKRFMELLDEFYRKDGTKEEFLRLVNRALEGWLD, from the coding sequence ATGGAAATAGTTCGCCTGACCAAGGAGCGCCTTTCCGACTTTCAAAATCTCTACATTGAGTTCTTCAAGGAGCTCAGAGAGAAGCAGGGCTGGAGGCCGGACGAAGAGGAGAGCTATAGAAAGGAAGCGGAGAGCTATTTCAGGCGCTGCGACGTAATCTTCCTCGCCTACGAAAGAGAACCGGCGGGCTTCATACGGCTCTCCTCGCGCGAGGGCTGCTTCTGGATTGAAGAGCTCTTCGTCAGGCCAGAATTTAGGGGCAGGAGCATCGGGAGGGCACTCGTTGAGAGGGCCGAGGAGGAGGTGAAGGAGCACGACGACGCCATATACCTCCTCGTCCTGCCCCAGGACAAAGATGCAATAGCCTTCTGGAAAAAGCTCGGCTACGATACGATTAACACCATCGAGCTCGTGAAGGACCTTGAGCCAACGCCCAGAGATAGCGGCTTCCATACCGTTGAGCTCCTCGGCGAGAGGTTCAGAATCTTCCGTTGGAAGGGTGAAAAGTTCACAGAGGAGGAGAAACGCTTCATGGAGCTGCTGGACGAGTTCTACAGAAAGGATGGAACAAAAGAAGAGTTTTTGAGACTCGTTAACAGGGCCCTGGAGGGGTGGCTGGATTAA
- a CDS encoding aminopeptidase, protein MNGELRSAARRIIQDSALVGKNETVLIIHGAHNGDFASLLAEEAMRTGAFPLVWGFDDSLVSDFPERPPDGLGAIIKRADVVVWLSQYTAVDNLPGKVRRRVFSFWDAVYSLLQEEKVPTLLVNLPSPAWLEEDGIDPDEYLREFASAVSVDYAWMRRLGVKLMERLSGAKEVLLTDGNGTRLRFSVEGREPGLEDGTLRDCQLERRECEVEIPAGEVYVAPLESSAFGRLVLPHDGLELEFRAGRVVSVSGERAGGLRDRLETPGGDVIAEFGIGLNPGVRPLGLRIFDEKALGTVHVAIGHNLHLGGANESGIHIDFVVLNPTVLVDGEPLMEEGTLRM, encoded by the coding sequence ATGAACGGGGAACTCAGAAGCGCCGCGAGGCGCATAATCCAGGACTCAGCACTCGTCGGGAAAAACGAAACGGTGCTGATAATCCACGGGGCGCACAACGGGGACTTTGCCAGCCTGTTAGCGGAGGAAGCCATGCGCACCGGCGCATTCCCCCTCGTATGGGGCTTCGACGACTCCCTGGTAAGCGACTTTCCTGAAAGGCCCCCGGATGGCCTCGGGGCAATAATCAAGAGGGCCGACGTCGTGGTATGGCTCTCCCAGTACACAGCCGTTGATAATCTCCCCGGGAAGGTCCGGAGGAGGGTGTTTTCCTTCTGGGACGCCGTCTACAGCCTCCTGCAGGAGGAAAAGGTTCCCACACTCCTCGTGAACCTCCCATCGCCGGCGTGGCTTGAGGAGGACGGGATAGACCCGGACGAGTACCTCCGCGAGTTCGCCTCCGCAGTAAGCGTGGACTACGCCTGGATGCGCCGGCTCGGAGTTAAGCTCATGGAGCGGCTCAGCGGGGCGAAGGAGGTCCTCCTAACGGACGGGAACGGCACACGGCTTAGATTCAGCGTCGAGGGGAGAGAGCCGGGCCTTGAGGATGGGACGCTCCGCGACTGCCAGCTGGAGCGGAGGGAGTGTGAGGTCGAGATTCCGGCGGGAGAGGTCTACGTAGCCCCCCTGGAGAGCTCCGCCTTCGGGAGGCTCGTACTTCCGCACGACGGCCTTGAGCTGGAGTTTCGCGCCGGCAGGGTCGTCTCGGTGAGTGGTGAAAGGGCCGGCGGGCTTAGGGATAGGCTTGAAACGCCTGGAGGCGACGTTATAGCGGAGTTCGGAATCGGACTGAACCCTGGGGTTAGACCCCTCGGCCTCAGGATTTTCGACGAGAAGGCCCTCGGGACGGTTCACGTGGCGATAGGCCACAACCTGCACCTCGGGGGAGCGAACGAGTCGGGAATACACATAGACTTCGTCGTCCTGAACCCGACGGTGCTCGTGGACGGGGAGCCCCTGATGGAGGAGGGGACGCTTAGAATGTAG